A genomic window from Thunnus thynnus chromosome 12, fThuThy2.1, whole genome shotgun sequence includes:
- the LOC137193576 gene encoding E3 ubiquitin-protein ligase TRIM39-like: protein MSATSCVLSEEQFLCSICLDVFTNPVTIPCGHNFCKNCITQHWKINSVKCQCPMCKKNFKTRPELSVNTFISEMAAEFRQSVGKRGSMDSEIQVAKPGEVSCDVCTGTKLKALKSCLTCLASYCEIHLDPHLSADTLKKHQLIDPVENMEGRVCTKHKKPLELFCKTDQTYVCSHCTVLDHATHNIVSLKDEYEAKKVELEQAEAEIQRMIQERQLKIKQMKCFKMHSKEDAEREIAHGIRIFTILMQNAERDLNKLIEMIEGRQKTTEEHADGFIKELEEEISALIKRSTEMQQLSHTQDHLHLLQSFTSLNTALLNKTWTEPSICPPSYEGSVVRAVTQLEETLSTEKRQLLHEAKLKRVQHYAVDVILEPDTANPWLMLSDDGKQVWCGNMRRDLPDNSERFSLYVSVLAQQSFASGRFYYEVQVTGKTDWTLGVVKWSVDRRGIFPLSPVNGYWAVGLRNGNEYLTLTSPVVRLSLDSRPQRVGVFVSYEEGLVSFYDVDAAVHLYSFTDCSFTHEICPFFSPGLHHGGMNSAPLIISPVNHTD, encoded by the coding sequence ATGTCAGCCACGAGCTGTGTGTTGTCTGAAGAGCAGTTCCTGTGTAgcatctgtctggatgtgttcactAATCCTGTCACTATaccatgtggacacaacttctgtAAAAACTGCATCACTCAGCACTGGAAAATTAACAGTGTTAAGTGCCAGTGTCCCATGTGcaaaaagaattttaaaacaCGACCTGAGCTGTCTGTCAACACTTTTATATCTGAGATGGCTGCTGAGTTCAGACAGTCAGTTGGAAAGAGAGGCAGCATGGACTCTGAGATACAAGTTGCCAAACCAGGAGAAGTctcctgtgatgtctgcaccgGAACTAAACTGAAGGCGCTAAAGTCCTGCTTGACGTGTTTGGCTTCCTATTGTGAGATTCACCTGGATCCTCATCTGTCAGCTGACACCCTGAAAAAACATCAGCTGATTGATCCTGTGGAGAACATGGAGGGCAGGGTGTgtacaaagcacaaaaaacctctggagctgttctgCAAGACTGATCAGACATATGTGTGCTCGCACTGCACTGTTTTAGACCATGCGACACACAACATTGTTTCTCTGAAAGACGAATATGAAGCAAAAAAGGTCGAGCTGGAGCAGGCAGAGGCTGAAATCCAGCGCATGATCCAGGAGAGGCAACTGAAGATCAAGCAGATGAAATGCTTTAAAATGCACAGTAAGgaagatgcagagagagagatagcacATGGAATTCGGATTTTCACAATTCTGATGCAGAATGCGGAGAGAGACCTGAACAAACTCATTGAGATGATTGAAGGCAGGCAGAAAACAACTGAGGAACACGCCGATGGCTTCATTAAAGAACTGGAAGAGGAAATTTCTGCACTGATAAAGAGAAGTACTGAGAtgcagcagctctcacacactcaAGAccaccttcacctcctccagAGCTTCACATCCCTAAATACAGCTCTACTCAACAAGACCTGGACGGAGCCCAGCATCTGTCCACCATCATATGAGGGGAGTGTGGTGAGAGCTGtgactcagctggaggagacacTCAGCACAGAGAAGAGGCAGCTGCTGCATGAGGCCAagctgaagagggtccagcaTTACGCAGTGGATGTGATTCTTGAACCTGACACAGCTAATCCCTGGCTCATGCTGTCTGATGATGGGAAACAAGTGTGGTGTGGCAACATGAGGAGGGACCTGCCAGACAACTCAGAGAGATTTTCTCTTTATGTCAGTGTCCTAGCACAGCAGAGTTTCGCTTCGGGAAGATTTTACTATGAGGTTCAGGTTACAGGGAAGACTGACTGGACTCTGGGAGTGGTCAAATGGTCAGTCGACAGGAGGGGAATATTCCCACTGAGCCCAGTGAATGGCTACTGGGCTGTGGGTTTGAGGAATGGGAATGAGTACTTAACTCTCACCAGCCCTGTTGTCCGTCTGAGTCTGGACTCGAGGCCTCAGAGGGTTGGGGTGTTTGTGAGTTACgaggagggtctggtctccttttatgacGTAGATGCTGCAGTTCATCTCTACTCCTTCACTGACTGCTCCTTCACTCACGAAATCTGTCCGTTCTTCAGTCCTGGTCTTCATCATGGTGGCATGAACTCTGCCCCTCTGATCATTTCTCCTGTCAATCACACTGATTAG